The Nicotiana tabacum cultivar K326 chromosome 5, ASM71507v2, whole genome shotgun sequence sequence AATAAAGATTTATTGGAGATTCTATAAGataatctttttcttcttctaccattACAAATTCTTGAATTTGTACTTGCTCTATTCCTTGTtcttctcccatttttcaaagATATTATATAGCTTTGGTGGAAGTGGTGGTGAAGGAGGGGAGGAAGGATTTAGTTGTTAGGACAGGATAATTTGATGCTGAAACTATAAACTCAAGAGTCAAACCTTGATTTTGCTCATTATTATTCTTACTTTAAATCGAAATTATAAACTCAAGAGTCAATCCTAGATGTTACTCATTATTATTCTTACTTTAAATCGAGAAATGAATGGGGAATGCCTTAATTTAACATTATTTCTGTTTGTTGCGTCCTAACCATTTCATCGTTGGATATGCGACAATCAAATGTTAACCAGAATTTCTCTGATTAGGTAACTTTCGTTTTGTTTTCTTGGACTGAGACAAAATGATATATCAATTCCTTTCATTCATATCAACTGAGAAATCAGTAGAATAACAAGATGCAGTATCCCTTTACTGTTCCTGTCTTTATAATAAGAACCAATTACCTTCTTTTTCTGATAAGTTAATAAGAACCAATTACATAAGTAGTATACAACTTCGTCTCCTTTGAAACTGATATTCACTTTTAAGGCAAGTTTGTGATatataaaagaaaacaagagatacacacacacacacacacaaatgaaaatgaaaatggagGGGAAAATAAGAACAGTATCTCTCTGCCAAGGATATAAGCTTTGCAAGCTTCTTTTCTATTCAAATTACACAAATCATTATGAGTCAATTTTAAGAGTTTCTTAGTCTTGAGAATACACTGTCAGGGACATACAGAAAGGTCAACATAGCACAAGCGTTAAAAGAGAATTAATCACAATCTCAATTACCCAAACGTTTAATATGTAAGGCACTAAAACCCCAAGTGAAGGAAAAATGAAATGTTTGCAGAAAAGCAATTCTACGTCACTCTGACGAGGCAAGAGCTGACTGCAACACATCTTCAAGATACTTCTCAGCAGCAGCATACTGCCTTTTCTTGTCCTCAATTGCCAACGCTGCCAAGGCTTTATCCTGCAGATGGATGTCTCAAAGTCAAGAGCATAATCTAGTTGAGAAGAATAATGGAATTCATGTCATGTTTAGAATAATTACAGGAGGCAAGTCTTGGTAGCTTCTCAGAGTATCAAGAATTGGTTTTGTCTTCTTCTCCAAGTCCTTCTTATGCTCTGCCATCTCAACCAATACCCCATGACTAATCTCTGGCGTGTAACCAACACGATTAAGCACTGCCTGCATCCAAAGACCTTTTAACATCCacttcacagtttcaggtatacATGAGTACAAAATTATGATCAAGTGCCCGGTATAAATTCAGATCAATCAAGTTTCTAGCTTGTTAAGCCAAAAGGACCCGCTCCTGTCGATGGGCAGAGCATCAAATAAATTATGTTTCACAGCAGAAGTTCTCTTGTGACAGAAGATGAAAGATGAACATTGCTGCTCCACGGAACAATAATTTGAGCCCATTAAGCAATTCATCTGGTTCTACAAGTGCTCCTGACTCATCGTAATTATCCCAATGTGCACACATTATCCAGTGCTCTGTCGTAATCCCTATTTAGGGACTTAGTTTACGAGCTGCAGTTGCATTTTGTAATTCTTTCTATCTGCAAAAATTTTGTTTACAAGACCTAGAACCGTTTATCATCTGTAATTAGACTCTGCAGAGTTTTTggattacgtgttctcaccatgtTTCTGTAGTGCTATCTCCATTTCCTCTTATATCCCTTATATACAACTAAATGATAGGCACCCGTTTCAAAGCCCCAAAAAAAGAGGCAGCTGTATTTCGGACATGAGCTATAGTCCAACCTTAAAGACAACATCTAAAAAAAACCATGCACACACCAAATTTAGTACTTTGGGTCTTCTATCCATGGTGGGTGTGGGAAGTGTGTGGATGTAGGTATGAAGCAAGTAGCATGATAAGGTTTGACAGTAGactgttctttttcttttataattgTGGAGTCTGAGCCAGCTTGTGCACACCTCGACTAATTCACCGGACACCTGTTATCTCCCACCAGCATAGGTACaaggtaactctatccaccaaggcttaGAGAAAATCAGAGAATATCTTCAAAACAGAGGGATAAAAAACCAAGTGTTACTACATAACAACCAAATGTTTTTAAGAACCTGAATGACTTGCAAAATTTCCTAACCTGCACATTGTGATGCTATTACCCTCCAATCTACTAGATAGTTGCATGATATTAAGATCTTAAACAAGTGCCCCAATATAAATTCGGACAGAAAAATATACAACACTAGTAGCATTAGCTCTATTCTTTCCCACATGACTTCCAACTTCCCATTGACCATCTAACCAAGTTTCATATAACTTCCGCTCTTCCATTCCATGTGTAaagtcctttttctttctcctatAAGGTCCGCAACAACTTTCAATGACTCAACTACTTTTTCAGTGTTTTTGAGAGCGCGACGCGCAAAAAAGCGACAGGGGCTCGCCTCGCTTCAAAAGCAAAGCGCACGCTTCATTGAAGTGAAGCGCAATTCTTAAAatgtatataataattaatttataaactgaaatacacattaaaaaaatcaaataaactaaaatataacatatatatatataataatagaaaatcaaataaactgaaaaatataacacatatatataataaGTAATTTTATAAACTAAAATACATATTAAAATTAAGAAGAATAAAAGGGGGGGAAAACAtgtataataataattaattttataaactgaaatacatataaaattaatcaaataaactgaaaatataacatatatataataattaattttataaactgaaatacacattagaaaatcaaataaactgaaaaatataacacatatatataataaGTAATTTTATAAACTAAAATACATATTAAAATTAAGAAGAATAAAAGGGGGGGAAAAAAGAAAACAGCGCCTGCCCTAGCTGTGCAGACGCTGGACGAGAAAAAgtgaagagaagaagaagaagaaggaagaaagaaggaaaaagaaagaaaaaaaagagcagACACTGGAcgggaacaagaagaagaaaggagaagaagaataaTTACCTGGAAACCCTAGTTTTGTCGATGAATAAGAGAGAAGGGGTCTCTATTTTGTCGAGCAATTACAAAAGCGAGCTTAGGGGTCTGTTTTGTATAATTTACAAAcagacccaaaaaaaaaattaaaaagggcCCAGCTGTGATTTTTTAACAGAAGCGATCGCTTTATCACTTCTGTCGCTTTGTCGATTTGTCCATTGAAGTGTGCGCTTCACACGGTCGAGTTGCCACTCTATGGGAAAAGCGATGTCTTGTCGCTTCGCGTTGCTTTGCACTTAAAGAGACAAAGCGATCGCTTTTCCAAACACTGCTTTTTCACTCACATTTGTCCAACACTGGGGAGAAACGGGGGGTTAGATTTCAAGTTACAGATAGCACAGCCCTATAGGCCTTTCACCAATCCCCACATGCAGCCAACTCAAGGCTTTAACCTAGCCAAGAACCTCCATTTAGCAGGAGAATTGAAGAGAAACAGCGCAGGACGATTTTGTCATCATCAGAAAATAGTGCCAAAAAATCTCTTATCTCTGTTGGCACAGAAgaatagaaataaaataagacAGACTCACTCATAAGTCAAAATGGTGCAGACTATCATCTTGAGGATATTGAATCTTTTCTATTTAGAGAAAAAtttgcatcaaacttcttcacaAAGTATATATAACTTAAGAGATGTGAAATTCATACACACGCACATGTATAAATTCCACCGACACTAGCAAATGTTTAAAAGTATGTGCCATGAAAACCAAGAAACTTTAAGCCCTAGAACCACAAGATTGCAGGATATACTACTTCAAAAGAAGATGTCCTCATAACAGCTCAATATATACTAAATTTTATAACACCACCTTGTCCTTTAACTTGGAACAGAAAATGAAGTCCTCAAATTCACAGCAATAATATTCAAGACAAAAATAAGCTTACCTTGTAATAACCATATTCTTGCAAATACTGCCGCTCTTTCGACTCCATAATTGCCAAGTTTGTTTTCCAGTTTTCCATTTGTGCTTGGCAAGGAGCAATATCATCTTCAAGCTGTGAAAGTGTTCTGCTAAAACACAGACAGTTAAGAGAAGAAAGGACAACATTGCTTAACTGAAAGGCTCAGAATTTCTTTATGCCACGGGAAGTATTTATTTCTTGAAACAACATAACAAACGAACATAGTGCCATGAACAAAACTACTACCACATTCAGCAGGAGTTATTTCATGACGAGCAAGAGAGACATGACTAAAAATTCACCTTTTCAAATAAGTCAATCTTGCTATTGCTTTCCGAGTGTATTCAAGAAGGACTTTTGATTCCTGCTGCACTTTAGCTCTCTTCTCTTCTACTGCTGTTTTCCGTAAAGAAAGATCTGCCACCGCAACAAGAAAACTACAATGTTTTTGTCTAGTCAGTACAAACAAAATTAAAAGCaagaatttaaaaaattaattagggAAAAAATGTGACCGACCTACTTAATTCAGTATCTCGAATATCCAACAAATTTGCAACCTTTGCAAGAACATGTGCAGATGAAACCACATTAGAAGGTAAACTCTCTTGAGCCAATCCCACACTCTCCAGTATCTCTCTCATCCTTGCAGCTG is a genomic window containing:
- the LOC107770574 gene encoding AUGMIN subunit 1, giving the protein MSDIGGGLDPSGTTEASKSSGFDANRIAEVKSWLTSQFDAVGKDVPDFEYTPRSIAELHKIATLSQAKTQAAVIVANDYRQKAAEYRSQAARMREILESVGLAQESLPSNVVSSAHVLAKVANLLDIRDTELSSFLVAVADLSLRKTAVEEKRAKVQQESKVLLEYTRKAIARLTYLKRTLSQLEDDIAPCQAQMENWKTNLAIMESKERQYLQEYGYYKAVLNRVGYTPEISHGVLVEMAEHKKDLEKKTKPILDTLRSYQDLPPDKALAALAIEDKKRQYAAAEKYLEDVLQSALASSE